DNA from Pelobacter propionicus DSM 2379:
TACTTCGATGATCACCAGCGGGATCTTGCCCGGGTTCTCCAGGCGGTGCTTCTCGCCGATGGGGATAAAGGTGGATTCGTTGATGTTGACGTAGAACTCCCGTTCAGCGCAGGTGACCCTGGCGCTGCCCGACACTACGATCCAGTGCTCGCTGCGATGGTGGTGCTTCTGCAACGACAGCCGTTCCCCCGGCGCAACCTCGATGCGTTTGATCTTGTAGCCGTTATTCTCATCCAGCACGGAATACGAGCCCCAGGGGCGTTCTCCCCGTTCCATGTTTCACCCCCTGTTGGAATGTGTTCTCAGTTTCATGTAGTCGGTCAGCGCATCACCCCAGGACTGGAGACGGAAACCGGTGTCCCGCTCCAGTTTGGAGCAATCCAGCGTGGAATAGAGCGGCCGCTTGGCCGGACGGTTCAGCTGCTCCGTGGTCATGGGCTCGACCCTCACTCCCAGACCGGCCTCCCGGAAGATGGCGCGGGCAAACTCGTTCCAGGAGCAAAAGCCGGCGTTGGCGGCGTGATAGGTGCCGCGGCAGCCCCTGGCCAGAAGCGCCAGGATGGCACGGGAGAGGTCCACAGTCCAGGTGGGAGAGCCGATCTGGTCGTCCACCACCGTCAGGCACTCCCTCTCCGTTCCTAGACGCAGCATGGTTTCGACGAAGTTATTTCCCTGCAGGCCATAGAGCCACTGGGTGCGCACGATCAGGTGATCCGGGTTGGTGGCGGCGTTTCTCTCCCCCAGCAGCTTGGACTGGCCATACACGCTTAAGGGAGCGGTCTGGTCGTCCTCCAGGTACGGGCTTCCCTTGGCGCCGTCGAAGACATAGTCGGTGCTGATCTGCACCAGCCTGGCCCCGATGCCGCGGGTCACCCTGGCCAGGTTGGCAACACCCTCTGCGTTGACCAGCATGGCGGTCTCCCGGTTGCTCTCGCAGCCGTCCACATCCGTATAGGCGGCACAGTTGATCACCACGGAAGGTTTCAGAGAGGTCAGCAACCGTTCGGTGGATTCCAGAGAGGTGATATCCAGATCCCGGACATCCACGCCACGCCCCCTCCCCTCCAGCAGCGTCATCAGGTCGCTGCCCAGCATGCCGTTGCATCCAATGACAAGAATCATTGCGCGCCTCCGTACTGTTTGGCGTAGTAGTCGCGATAGGAGCCGGAGGTGACCTGGGCCACCCACTCCTGATTGGCCAGGTACCAGTCGACGGTCTCGGCGATGCCCCGTTCAAAGGTATAGGCCGGTTCCCACCCCAGGTCGCGCTTCAATCTGGAGGCGTCGATGGCATAGCGCCGGTCATGGCCGGGGCGGTCCTTGACATAGCTGATCAACCCCCGGCTCTCGCCGGAACCCCTCCCCAGCCGCTGGTCCATCAGGTCGCACACCAGGTTGACGATAGCGATGTTGAACCACTCGTTGTTGCCGCCGATGTTGTAGACCGCACCGGGCTCTGCCCCCTTCAGCACCACCTCCACTGCCCGGGCATGATCGCTGACGTGCAGCCAGTCGCGCACGTTTCTGCCATCACCGTACACCGGCAACGGCCTGCGCTCGATGATGTTGTGGATCAGAAGCGGGATCAGCTTCTCGGGAAAGTGGAACGGGCCGTAGTTATTGGAGCAGCGCGTGTTCAGGGTCGGAAGCCCAAAGGTTTCGTGGTAGGCGCGCACCAGCAGGTCAGCACCGGCCTTGCTGGCCGAATAGGGTGAATTAGGCGCCAGGGGGGTCTCTTCGGTGAAGAAGCCGCTCTCCCCCAGGGAGCCGTAGACCTCGTCGGTGGAAATCTGCAGGAAGCGGAAATCACCGACCTCCCCCGCGTTCCAGTGCTTGCGGCTCTCCTCCAGCAGCACCTGGGTTCCCAGCACATTGGTGCGTACGAAGATCTCCGGGCCGCTGATGGAGCGGTCCACGTGGGATTCGGCGGCGAAATGCACCACCGCGTCTATCTTCTGAACCGCCAGGATATTGGCCACCAGTACGCTGTCGCCGATGTCGCCCCTGACGAAATGGTAGCCGGGGTGATGCTCCAGACTCTTCAGGTTGGCCAGATTCCCGGCATAGGTCAGGCTATCCAGGTTGGTCACCCGGCAGTCGGAGTTGTTGGCGAGAAATGAATGAATGAAATTTGATCCGATAAAGCCGGCGCCGCCGGTCACAAGAAGCGAACGGGGAGTACATGGCATGGCAGTTCCTTTCTGGGTGGAGCAAGCACTTCTTTCTAGCATATTTTCGCCAACGATGTGAACTCATTTACCTTCAAGAAGCGGAAAGCAGGGCATCTCGCGTCCATGCTGGCGGATCCGCCACCTGAAACGGAGAATTGCGTTGCATGTTGACGTCGGCGCCTCTTCGTTCTACCATCGGAGCGTTTTCGCCCATCAGGCCAGACGTTGCAACCGGAGCCGGAAGCGCTGAAAACATCACTCTGTTACCCTTGGGAACCTGGACATGCCTAACAACGCCTTGAGACCGCTCTTTTGCCTGCTGGTTGCAGTGCTGCTGGCTTTGCCCGCCGGCCATGCTCGCGCCTTCTGCTTTCAGGAAGCCGGCCATATGTACGGCATCAATCCCCTGGTGCTGCGTTCCATAGCCAACGTGGAATCCAGCACGAATCCCAGCGCACTCAACCGGAACAAAAACGGCACCTTCGATGTGGGGCTGATGCAGATCAACAGCATCTGGAAGCCGCTGATGGGGGAGGAACGCTGGAAACTCCTGGGAGACGCCTGCTACAACACCAAGACCGGCGCCTGGATCCTGGCCATGTGCATCAACGACTACGGCTACAACTGGAAGGCGCTGGGCTGCTACCACAGCAGGACGCCGGGACTGAGCGAGGAGTACGCCAAGAGGGTCTTCATCCAGCTGAAACGGCTGGAGCGCGGCCAGGAACCGCAACCGATGGACAGGGATGTGCAGGTGGCGGTGCTGGGAGACATCGACGAGCTGGTGGAGTCGGCCCGCCTGGGAAAGGCTACCCGGAAGAAAAAGGTGATCACGTTCGTCCCCTACGTGCGCCTCTCCCCCCGGCAGACGCGTCAGCCGCCGCCTTTGCCAGGCGAATCTTCACCCGGTTCGTGAAACCCCATCTGCTCACGCAATAAGGTCAGTCTCACGCAAAGCCGCCAAGGCGCAAAGAAGGCAACAAGAAAAAAAACGTTGAAACAGTAACGGGATTGATGAGGTTGCTTTCAGTTTGTTACAGTCTGTCTTCCGTTATGTTTTTCTTTGCGTCTTCGCATCTTGAGCGAGCATAGCGAGCGGGCGTGACATAAAATCGTTCTCCCGCAAAGACGCAAAGAGAACCGGAAAACGGAACTACTTGAGAGAAACCATAATGTCTTGTTTTACCGTTGGTTACGATTTGTTATTTGTTTTCCTTTGCGCCTTGGCGTCTTGAGCGAGCATGGCGAGCGGGCGTGAGGAAGGCGTTTATCTGGTGCAGCACCTGCTCAACCGTGATCTCCCGCATGCAGCGCGCACCGCTGGGGCATGGCGGCGTGGTGCCGAAGGTGGTGCAGGGTGAACAGGCCAGGTTCCGGTTGAGTACCACGTGCCCCCCTCCCCGTGGCGCCCATTTCAGCGCCCTCCCCGGCCCGAACAGGGAGACGGTCCGCACCCCCAACCCCACGGCCAGATGCAGCACCCCGGAATCGCCGCTCACCAGCAGACTGCTCCTGGCGAGAACCGCGGCGGTTTCGGCCAGGGACGTCCGGCCGGCCAGGTTCAGCCCCCTTCCAGCGGCAACGATCAGCTCACCCTGCTCCCTGTCGCCATTTCCGCCCACCACCACGACAGGATAGCCCTCGTCGTTCAGCGCTTCTGCCACCCGACTGTACCGCTCAGCCCCCCAGCGCCGTTCGGGAATGCTGGCACCGGGAAAGATGACCACGAATGGCTGTCCGCCGAGGGGGGCCAGCAGGGCATCCGCCTCCTCCATTGCCGCTGCCGGTACGGTCAGAAATGGTGCCTCGACCTTTCCCCCAGTGATCCCCAGCGGTTCCAGCAACCTGAGAAAACTGGTCACCTCGTAGTCGTCGTGGGAGTAGGAGACGCCATGGCTGAAGAGACGCCGCCGCTCGTTGGTAGCGAAGCCGATCAGCAGCTTCGGCCGGCAGAGACGGGCCACCACCGCCGAGAGGCGATGCCACTGTTCACTGTCGATCACCAGGTCATAGCGTCCGCGAATCGCGGAGAGTAGTTCCGAGGGCATATCGTAGTGCAGGACACGGTCAACCTCCGGGCAGAGGGCAAAGGTGGCGGCGTTGCGCCGTTCGGCCAGGACGGTGATACTTGCTTGGGGGAATTTCTGCTTGAGCGCGATTATGGCGGGCATCAGCAGCACGGCATCGCCGATGCCGCCGGGGCGGATGAGGAGGATGGAGACGATCGATCCCGGCTGTGATGTTGAAATCGGCATACGTGAGGCAACGCAGGCAACCGCGCGCCCCACGACAGCATCAATCCCCTTGAGCAGCCGAACCCGGTTCACCCGCGGGTACTTCCATTGAGTGTCGGTTCGGCTCCACCATTCAGCAACCGCTCCACCACCTCCACCCCCTGCATGAAGGAATGATCCATGTTGCCCACCTCGTACTTCCAGGCACCGAAGCGACCACGGGAATAGACTCCCCTGTTTTCAAGCCAGGGCTGAATCACGGCCAGCGCCCGGTCCCGCCCCAGGGTCGGCACCGGGTAGGAGTAGGGAATGTCCATCAGGTAGCTGCTGACGATCCGGCCCCGATCCTCTTCGGCTATCATGCCGCTGTTGATCAGCCCCTGGATCGTCTCCTCGATGATCGTCTCCTTGTCCACCGGCTTGTGGGGCGAGTAGGTGGTCTCGCACATCAGGGAGAAATAGTTGTCAATGTCGCCATTGGGGACGTTATGTGGTGAATAGTTGAAGAAGTTTGTCACACGGTAGAAGGGAGAATCGGATTCGGGGAAGTACATCCAGCACTTGGAATCGACCCGCTTGCCCCTAAAGCCGAGACCGACGATCAGTCCGCCGCTGTGCACCAGTTTTTGGGTGGCGTCGCGCACCGCCTCTGGAACTGAAACGCACTTCCCGATAAAGGCGTCCAGGGGAGTGGTGTTGATCAGGATGTCATAGCGCTCCGTTAGGCCGTTGGTAAAGGTGACCATCTTCGCCTCCAGGTCGACGACCGCAACCTCATGCTCGCATGAAATGCGCTCCCGTAACGGTTTCGCGATCCCTTCGAATATGGCGCCGGTCCCTCCGTACCTGGGGAACTTGAAGCGGTTGTTCGGCCCCCAGTTCACATCGTCCCGCTGTTCCGCGATATTCTTCTCGATCCGGGCCAGATCGACAACACTGACCCGCTCGCCCAGCCACTCCCTCCCCATGTTCTCCAGCGGTACTCCCCAGACCTTTTTATTATACGGTTCCATGAAGTAGCGGACGATTCCCTCACCGAAGACCGCGTCCATCCATTCCCTGAAATTGTTGGTATCGGCGGGATTCAAACGCATGGCCCGGAGGCCGTCGAGGCATGCCCGCAGGGCATCGGGGGGGAGATGACGGATGTTGTTCTGGAAGGGGTACGGCACCCAGCCATTCAGGATGCGTATGCGGCACTCCCGCAGATGGCTGTAGTAGTCGTCCCCCAGCGCCTTCTCCACCGCCCGGTCGAAGTAGTCGTAATGGGAGAAGAGCACATGACCGCCGATGTCCCAAGTGAAACCAGTGCCATCTTGAAACGAGGCGGAGAGACCGCCGACGTGAGTGTTGCGCTCGAAAATGCGCCAGTCGGTCCGGCCGAGTTTGTTGAGGTGGTATGCGGCGCCGAGGCCGCAGGGCCCGGCGCCAAGGATAAGGATGGTCATTCAGAACTTCCTGTCAACACTGGTAATTGGCACGTTGCATTGTTGTCTAAAAAGGAAAACTCCCACACCCCAGAAGAATGGCAAGATAATAACGGTTACTAGATAGCTCGAAAGTATAGATAAGATCAACAAAGGCAGCTTCCCTCTGCTGATAGGTACTTTTCTGAATGCTCTTGACGAAAAATCGAAAAAATAGGTTCTTGAAGCGGCAAACGCGAAAGGTGACATACTTCTGTGCGTTGTAACGACCGTGTCGAATCGTTCAGTAACAATTTTCAAGAAGACCCTTATATATTCGAGAAACAGATTATTGACCCGGTCATCAAGAATCATAATATTAGCATGATAATCTGAATATAAATCTGAACGCGAATACGGTATGAGAATAGTTATTCTCTGTTTCGTATTCTTCGGGAGTAGTTCAAATGCAAGCTTCATAGCATCAGCTGATCCTTCGAAAGTTATAAGATAGCTGCTTCCTTTCAGATCATTATTCGACAGCAGAGATTGCAAAAAATCTTCAGTATATGGTGATGCACCAGGAACATATTTTCCAAATCTTAGACATACAAAATCAGTGAGTCCTCGAAAAAGGACTGATGCACCTTTAGCATCCCCAATAAGTCGGGCAAACAGCAAGTTTTTTATAAACCTGTTCAATATATTAATAAACGAGAGTATTTGCGGTATAGGCTTCACATGTTTTGCAAAGAATAAAAAAGTATTCCTTATGAGGTAATAGCTGTAATCGCGACTCTTTTCTGTAAAAGAAGGGTGATATACTATCGAATTTGTGGCTACTACTGTTTTATAACCATGTCTTTTCGAGCGAAGACAATAATCGGTATCATCCCAGTACAAAAAAAAGCGTTCATCAAGTCGTCCTGTTGCCTGAAAACAACTGCGCCGGATTAATGCTGAACAAAACGGTACATAGTCAACATCATTTAATTCACTAGCACTTTCAAAATTCCTGACATTCTGACTTTTCGAACGTACAAGTCCCCTTGGCCAATCGATTGTAGCGCCAAGCTTAACAATATACGCCGGTTCTTCAGCATTGAGAATCTTCGAGCCAACCACTCCAATCGTCGGATCTCCTTCTGCAACTCTGACCAAATGAATAAGGGCATCCGGGGTAATTCTCGCATCGTTGTCCAACAACCACATATAATCAAAGCCTTGCACTCGACAGTAATCAAGGCCTGTATTGAAACCACCTGTCCCGCCAAGATTGGTTTCATTAACAATTAGAGTCACTTTTGGGTGTCTACTCTTTACCTCATCTGCAGAACCATCATCGGAAGCATTATCGACAACTACCACCGCTGCAGCAGAATAATTAAGGGATTCGATCTGATCAAGTAACTTCAGCAAATCCACTTTCTTGTTCCAACTCACGATGACGATGCCGACACTCGGCAACAGATCCAAAGACCGTATATTGTCAGGATTTAATTGACAGTTCATCGATAATTTCCAGATACCGCATAAATATGGTGCGGTAGTCGTATTTTTTTGCTAGAGAGCGAGCGCCGCTTTCAAGCTGATTTCGCTGGGTAGAATTTCTTGTCAATTGGCTAATCTGTCTAGGAAACTCACTTATTTCATCGCAGAGCATTCCGTGTACACCATGTTCAAACGCCAAACCGCGGACCCCTACAGGAGTAGTGATAATGACCTTCCCATACGCCATTGCCTCAACGGTCTTTAATGACGAACCAGTGCCCCATGTAACGGGAATCAAAGCAAACGTGATCATTCGATACAGTATTGAAAGTTCCTCTGCAGAAAGTACGCCCAGTAGCCGCACATTGCTAGGGGCGTTCTTCACCCATGTGGAACATTCACCAGCTATAAAAAAAGTCACATATGGGCAATCAAGAGCAATTGTAGTGGCAATGGCTTGGGCTGCCTCGCGATTTGGAAACCAGCCACTTCCCACGAATAGAGCTCCGATATGGAATTCAAATCCTCGAAAACTATAATTCAATTGTGGAGCACAGCTACACTTAATAGTATCAAACGATACTTTAATTGGATTCGTAATCACCGCTGTATGTTCTGACTTCAATCCTTGATCAACAAAAAATTTCCTGTCACTTTCAGCAACAAAAACCACCCGCCCGGCTGACTCGAATGACGAAAGTTCCTTGTTTAGAAGTATCTTATACAGAAAATTATTCAGCCATCTGCATCCACACTTAGTCCATGATTCAGCAATAATGTCGTGGTCGGTCAAAATGGTTCGTATTTTAAAGTCATGAATCAATTTTGCCCAGAAGGGATACTCGAGTAAGATTATTCCAGCTTTAGCCATCTCCTCTTTCATCAAACGGGCAAAGCGTCTATCATATTGAAAAAAGGTATAGTAAATCCAAGCATGAAGCCCTTGCCATCCCAGGCACCGGGTAAAAAGAATCAATGCCGCATATAAGGTTAAGAGGACAAAAGTAGACGGGAATCGAAACTCACGAAAATGTATACCATTTCGCTCAAATTCCCTTTCCGTTCGGCCTACACTCGCCACCGTTATCCTGAAACCGTTTTCCTGTAAGAAATCGGCTAGAAGACCGACACGTAATCCGGCGCCAATATTCTTTTCTATAACCGAATCAACACCCCAGGGATAGATTATAAGCAATGACCTATCATTACCCGTCAAACTAAGGCACCCCGCCGTTTGATGAGATAGTGATATATTCCTTTCGTACGGGACCAAGCCAAGCGTATGCTCCGGTCATGTATAAGACCACGTATAAGCATGCAAACCCTCTCACAAATAGGACTTCGTGTAGACAAACCTAGTTTTTCCACAAACAGCAAAGAGTTACGATAAATATAATATTCATATCGTAAGGAATTATTGCCTATACTTCGAGACACCTTATGCCACAACTTGGATTCTGGTACGTATCGTGTGAAATACCCTGCCATCTGCACCCTGGAACAGAAGTCAGTATCCTCGAACAACAGAAAAAAGTCCTCGTCCAGCATTCCAACTGTTGTGAGTATCTCCCGACTTATTAATAAGCTACAACCAGTTATATATCCGACATCTTTCATGACATCGTGTTGGCCAATATCACGTTCATTCTGACCGGTATGTCCCGCAAGACCTCGCGCCCGGTCTACAAAGCCACCGGCGAACCAGAGAATATCTGGCCGGTCGAAATAGTAAATCTTTGAACCGACGCAACCAACATTATCGGACGCATAAAGTTCATGAACCAGCGCCCCCAAGGTACTCGATTCCACAACAGTGTCGTTGTTGAGAAGCCAGACTGAATCAGCCCCCTGATTCAAAGCATGACGGATTCCGGCATTATTGCCACCTGCATACCCCAGGTTGGAATCAAGTTTAATCAGCTCAATATCGGAGAAACGGGCTGCCAGTTCATCTGCTTCGTTACCATTTGATGCGTTGTCGACAACAACGATCCGAAAATTTGAGTATGTAAGTTCCCGGCATGACTTCAGGCATTCCGACGTATCTTCTAAACCATTCCAGTTAAGAATAACAATATAGACCAGATAATTTTCTCCAGCAGTTAATGTGGACCTGGACATGTTCAGTTACACCGATTAATTGCTTGTCTGGTCTTTTCGAGATATTGTTTACCCCAACGAAGATCAGGTTCCAGATGATTTCCCTCTCCCCATTCGTTCCAGGCATTTACAAATACCAATCGTTCTTCGGGCGAATGGTTGCAGGATGTCCATTCAACAACCTCATTAAGCCACCGGAAATAGAGTTCAGGTGTTGAATTGTGAAAAACCACTGAATCAGTCTTGCGACGGGGGCTGTTGTCAAATGAAGGGCAGACACATCGGTAGAATGGGTAGGTAGGAAGTTCCTTGCCAAGCATGGCATCAACAAGCGAACTATATTCATAAATTTGGTGTTTCAGGCAATTCATTGATTTGAGCCCTAGGTAAGTCATTAATTTACTAAAAAGCCCCCGTTGCGTGATATTCCCTTTATTATGCCAGTCGGGTGCAAACTCAACGGCGGCGTCAAATCCAATTGAAGCGGGTTCCATCCCACTCGTAAAACTTTCAACCCTTACCAGATACAAATCTCCAGCCCCCGCCTTACATGCCTCGGAGCGCCAGATGTCAACGGTTCGTTTCGGATCGGGTAGTATTTCAGTGCGATAAACGAGTATCAGCGCTTTTCCTTTGATGCGTATGTAGCGGGAATCTCTCAGAGCGGGCAAGAGAGAATGTATATGTGCGAGATCATCTTCGTCGCTGTATCGCTGACGGAGCAGGATGTTATCGGCCCCGCCATCCCAGGTCCGTGTCCAGTTTTCGTTGGCCCAGCAGAGACAGAAGGGAAAATCAGGATTGCCTGAAGCAAGCACCTCGGTAAATGGCCTTTCAAGAATCCTCCGACCATTAAACCAGTAGTGGTAGTAACAGAAACCGTGAATGCCATATTCTCGGGCCAGTTCAGCTTGGGCTATTCTGGCCTCCGGGAGACGCAGATCATAAAAGCCCAGATCAGCCGGCAAATGCGGTTGGTAATGTCCCTTGAACAACGGGCGCGCTTTGCTGACATTTGTCCATTCGGTGAAACCGGTTCCCCACCATGCATTATTTTCTGGGATCGGATGAAATTGGGGTAGGTAAAAAGCTATCAGCCTCGCTTTTGTTGACACGCAACTACCCTCTCGCTGACAAGCAAAACCAGTTGCTAATTTTTTGAATCAGCAGATGGAAATATGAATCAATTTTCTTCATAACCGAAATGTCTTCTTGACGAGAAAAATCTGGAGCTTTTTCGAGGTAAACCAATTTCGAGATAATATCGTTTACTCTCCTGTAATCCATATAAATCCTGTCATTAAAGGGAATCCCGAGATAGTGTAACAATCTGCCACAAGGGCGTTCTTGCCCCCTTATGTGCTTATTGATGAATGCAGCATTGCTTTCCCGGTCGAGATACCGCAAAAGCAGAGTCGTCAATGAAAAGTCAGCCATAAAACGCCACTCTCTGTCAATATAGACGAGGCCTTCGGGTGATGTGATCAGGTTAATCGGTATGCAGTCGATAAATTCAGGCAATAGCAGGGAACTGTAAATATCTTCACTGTTTGCGCTTTTAATACCGTCGCTGATGACAAACTCAATCCATTGCTGAATTTTTTTAATATAGCCGTCCAAGTCATCTTCGTATATGACCTTGCGTATTTCAGCATCAAGGTGCCTTCCAGGATAGTAGCAGTCCTCAATACACTGATGAATAATAACCTGGTCCGCTCCAGGCTTTTCAATGATAGGAGCCTTTCTGACAAGGATGTTTTCAGCGCCGTCTTCGACAAACTCGGTCCTGACATTATATTCTGCAGCCCTGTCAACGGTATAATAGATTGCAAGTATATTTGAAGTTGCAGGCTTTTCATTTTCAGTACCTGCAAAGACAAGAAATGAATTGGAAAAATCCGGGATCAGCTTATTTGCTTCTAAAACCGGCCAGACCAGGTTTTCAGAAAATTGGTGTGTCGTTTTTTTAGAATAAGCTCTAGAGTTAAGCTGCCGTATAATCTCGGCAGGCCTGAATAGGGGGTTTTTGAAAGCACTTTCCATGAAGACCACTTTCGGAATCTTGTAGTCTGGAAATGGATATTGGTACTCAATGGAGCAAAAACCGTTATCTGAAAGGAGATTAGAGAGCTCAACCTTTCCGTAAGTTGCCACGGTATTAGGCTTATAGAAATCTTGTATGCCGTAATATGGTATTCCCACATGGTCTTCTTCGATGCCCGCGAAATATTTGAGTCCGAGCCGGTTCTCTATTGCGAGAATGAGTTTTCCGCCAGGTTTAAGCGCGGACTTTACTATATCAAGGCACTGTGGGACGGGATCATCACCTTTGAAATACATCGAGCAATACTCAAAAACTCCGATCATGGTGACATAGTCATATTGTTTTTGAAAAGCTATATCCTGAAAGTTGGAACAAAACACCTCTACATTGTTTAAATCTTCGCAACGTGCTGCAGCACACTTTGCCCTGTCGAAATTACCCTCCACCGCTGTTACGTTTGCGCCACTTTCGCCTAATTGCCTTGTAATGGCGCCACAACCACACCCTAACTCCAGTACATTATCAGAAGAAGTAAATGTAACGTGACGAAGCAGATTATGACGCAATGAAGAAAAATGATATTCACTGGGCCAATCGATTATTTGTGATGCCAATTCTCTCGAAAAGCAGGTCCGATCAGTCGCTTGGACCAATACTTCATAAATTCTCTTCTCCACATCCGCCCCATCAGAATAAAGAAATGCATCTCTTTGGGGTAGAGCGGAAACATTGAATTTTGCATCATTATTAAAATCTTTGAGCTTAAATTTCATTTTCGTCTGCTGTTTCGCAATGAGGTCTAATCGCAGCCCACCTCTTTGCCTCGACTTGCTTCGTCATCAATCTTTTTAACTACCCACTCGTGTGGAACTAACACCTCACATAGGCGAAAATCTGGAAGTTTTCCGTTCCCGAAGTAATCTGAAACGTACACATCAAAATAAAGTGCATTGGGGATATATTCCAGCACTTCACTACCGCGCAAGAAGCAGATGTTAACTTTGTAGCGACCTGGAACGAGCCTGATG
Protein-coding regions in this window:
- a CDS encoding glycoside hydrolase family 99-like domain-containing protein; its protein translation is MSTKARLIAFYLPQFHPIPENNAWWGTGFTEWTNVSKARPLFKGHYQPHLPADLGFYDLRLPEARIAQAELAREYGIHGFCYYHYWFNGRRILERPFTEVLASGNPDFPFCLCWANENWTRTWDGGADNILLRQRYSDEDDLAHIHSLLPALRDSRYIRIKGKALILVYRTEILPDPKRTVDIWRSEACKAGAGDLYLVRVESFTSGMEPASIGFDAAVEFAPDWHNKGNITQRGLFSKLMTYLGLKSMNCLKHQIYEYSSLVDAMLGKELPTYPFYRCVCPSFDNSPRRKTDSVVFHNSTPELYFRWLNEVVEWTSCNHSPEERLVFVNAWNEWGEGNHLEPDLRWGKQYLEKTRQAINRCN
- a CDS encoding class I SAM-dependent methyltransferase yields the protein MKFKLKDFNNDAKFNVSALPQRDAFLYSDGADVEKRIYEVLVQATDRTCFSRELASQIIDWPSEYHFSSLRHNLLRHVTFTSSDNVLELGCGCGAITRQLGESGANVTAVEGNFDRAKCAAARCEDLNNVEVFCSNFQDIAFQKQYDYVTMIGVFEYCSMYFKGDDPVPQCLDIVKSALKPGGKLILAIENRLGLKYFAGIEEDHVGIPYYGIQDFYKPNTVATYGKVELSNLLSDNGFCSIEYQYPFPDYKIPKVVFMESAFKNPLFRPAEIIRQLNSRAYSKKTTHQFSENLVWPVLEANKLIPDFSNSFLVFAGTENEKPATSNILAIYYTVDRAAEYNVRTEFVEDGAENILVRKAPIIEKPGADQVIIHQCIEDCYYPGRHLDAEIRKVIYEDDLDGYIKKIQQWIEFVISDGIKSANSEDIYSSLLLPEFIDCIPINLITSPEGLVYIDREWRFMADFSLTTLLLRYLDRESNAAFINKHIRGQERPCGRLLHYLGIPFNDRIYMDYRRVNDIISKLVYLEKAPDFSRQEDISVMKKIDSYFHLLIQKISNWFCLSARG